One stretch of Priestia megaterium DNA includes these proteins:
- the ymfI gene encoding elongation factor P 5-aminopentanone reductase, with the protein MEKFALVTGASGGIGTAIAKKLAEDGYSLILHYHQRRDKIETLAPELAEKVKTVFTVQADLSCKEGVEKFLKEIIVPVEVIIHNSGRSVSGLMTDTGEKETEEIIYLHVTAPFLITKALLPKMISAKSGQIIMISSIWGLTGASFEVLYSMVKGAQNTFVKALAKEVALSGIRVNGVAPGAIETDMMASYSKEEVKELAEEIPLGRIGYPKEVADAVSYLISSRASYITGQILSVNGGWHI; encoded by the coding sequence ATGGAGAAATTTGCCCTTGTGACAGGTGCAAGCGGAGGAATTGGCACAGCGATTGCTAAAAAATTGGCTGAGGATGGATATTCACTTATTTTGCACTATCATCAACGAAGAGACAAAATAGAGACTCTTGCACCTGAGCTGGCTGAAAAGGTAAAAACCGTGTTTACAGTACAAGCGGATTTATCATGTAAAGAGGGAGTGGAGAAGTTTTTAAAGGAAATCATTGTTCCGGTAGAAGTTATTATTCATAACAGCGGGCGAAGTGTGAGTGGGTTAATGACCGATACTGGGGAAAAGGAAACGGAAGAAATAATCTATCTTCATGTCACAGCCCCCTTTCTTATTACCAAAGCTTTATTACCTAAAATGATTAGTGCTAAAAGCGGACAAATCATCATGATTTCTTCCATTTGGGGACTTACAGGAGCTTCGTTTGAAGTCCTTTATTCCATGGTAAAAGGTGCACAAAATACGTTTGTAAAAGCTTTGGCGAAAGAGGTTGCACTAAGTGGGATTCGAGTAAATGGAGTTGCGCCCGGAGCGATTGAAACGGATATGATGGCAAGCTATTCAAAAGAAGAGGTCAAAGAGCTGGCTGAAGAGATCCCTTTAGGAAGAATAGGATATCCAAAAGAGGTGGCAGATGCGGTTTCATACTTAATATCTTCACGAGCTTCATACATAACGGGACAAATATTATCGGTTAATGGAGGTTGGCACATATAA
- the yfmH gene encoding EF-P 5-aminopentanol modification-associated protein YfmH has translation MEKIEFSQLQEQLYHEKMDNGLQVYILPKPEFNKTFATFTTNYGSIDNQFVPLNENEMTKVPDGIAHFLEHKLFEKEDGDVFQQFSKQGASANAFTSFTRTAYLFSCTSNFEENLETLVDFVQEPYFSEKTVEKEKGIIGQEITMYDDNPDWRLYFGTIQNMYKNHPVKIDIAGTIESISHINKDLLYTCYETFYHPSNMLLFIVGPVDAEKVMKQVRDNQQKKDYKEISDIQRHFDEEPETVDQEKQVLKMPVQSSKCMVGLKAKNPQRSGGEMLKYELAMNIILDYAFGKSSSYYEELYADGLIDETFAYDYTEERGFGFALIGGDTDQPEQLYDRVKQILLEMKTKSLTEEELERIRKKKIGGFLRSLNSPEFIANQFTRYAFNDMNLFDIVETLEKLKVNEIKDVLNEIIDEKNFTVCEVVPK, from the coding sequence ATGGAGAAAATTGAATTTTCGCAGCTTCAGGAACAGCTGTATCATGAAAAAATGGACAATGGGCTGCAGGTATATATTTTGCCAAAGCCGGAATTTAACAAAACGTTTGCTACCTTTACAACGAACTACGGATCGATTGACAATCAATTCGTACCACTAAATGAAAATGAAATGACAAAAGTTCCGGACGGAATCGCACACTTTTTAGAACATAAATTATTTGAAAAAGAAGACGGGGATGTCTTTCAGCAGTTTAGTAAACAAGGTGCTTCCGCCAATGCATTTACTTCTTTTACCCGCACAGCTTACTTATTCAGCTGTACGTCAAATTTTGAAGAAAACCTTGAAACATTAGTGGACTTTGTACAAGAGCCGTACTTCTCAGAAAAAACGGTCGAAAAAGAAAAAGGCATTATCGGTCAAGAAATTACAATGTATGATGACAATCCGGACTGGCGCTTGTATTTTGGCACCATTCAAAATATGTACAAAAACCACCCTGTTAAAATTGATATTGCCGGCACGATTGAATCGATTTCACATATTAATAAAGATTTGCTGTATACATGCTATGAAACGTTCTACCATCCAAGCAATATGCTGTTGTTCATTGTAGGTCCTGTTGATGCGGAAAAAGTAATGAAGCAAGTTCGAGACAATCAGCAGAAAAAAGATTATAAAGAAATCTCTGACATACAGCGTCATTTTGACGAAGAGCCTGAAACGGTGGATCAAGAAAAACAAGTATTAAAAATGCCGGTGCAGTCTTCTAAATGTATGGTGGGTCTAAAAGCGAAAAATCCGCAGCGTTCAGGCGGAGAAATGCTTAAATATGAGTTAGCAATGAATATTATTTTAGATTACGCATTTGGAAAAAGCTCTTCGTACTATGAGGAGTTATATGCAGACGGGCTCATTGATGAAACGTTTGCTTATGATTATACGGAGGAAAGAGGATTTGGTTTTGCTCTTATCGGAGGAGATACGGACCAACCGGAGCAGCTGTATGATCGAGTTAAACAAATTTTACTTGAAATGAAAACAAAATCACTAACAGAAGAGGAACTTGAGCGTATCCGTAAAAAGAAAATCGGCGGATTTTTACGTTCATTAAACTCACCTGAGTTTATCGCTAATCAGTTTACACGCTATGCATTTAATGATATGAATTTATTTGATATTGTTGAAACGCTAGAAAAACTGAAGGTGAACGAAATAAAAGATGTGCTAAACGAAATTATTGATGAAAAGAACTTTACGGTTTGTGAAGTAGTACCTAAATAA
- the yfmF gene encoding EF-P 5-aminopentanol modification-associated protein YfmF codes for MKLLTEQKHELEGLTVHTIQTAKYKTNTFILKLNAPLDKKTVTMRALLPYVLQSATESLPSTTKLRTYLDELYGATLQVDLTKKGDNHDITIRIDIANEKYLKDSTPLLQKALALLGDILLKPAVEGDSFLKDIMTKEKRSLRQRIQAVFDDKMRYANLRLVEEMCKEEPYSLHVNGQIDDVEEITGESLYAYYQQVLKEDAIHLYAIGDLQVEEVLQTVKETFTLPKREQKDIEDSITSKDISKVNEVVEKQEVKQGKLNIGYRTNVVYGDRQYFALQVFNGIFGGFSHSKLFINVREKASLAYYAASRVESHKGLLMVMSGIDAKNYDQAVTIIKEQMQEMKQGSFTDGEIAQTKAVIHNQLLETVDTPRGLVEVMYHNELTGKDISIDEYLKHIDAVSKQEIIKVAEKIEMDTIYFLTGTGGEENGEN; via the coding sequence ATGAAATTATTGACTGAACAAAAACATGAACTAGAAGGATTGACTGTTCACACCATTCAAACAGCTAAGTACAAAACAAACACGTTCATTTTAAAACTAAATGCCCCTTTAGATAAGAAAACGGTGACAATGCGTGCCCTTTTACCTTATGTGCTTCAAAGCGCTACCGAGTCGCTGCCGTCTACGACAAAGCTTCGTACATATTTAGATGAGCTTTATGGTGCTACTTTACAAGTGGACTTAACAAAAAAAGGTGATAACCACGATATTACGATTCGCATTGATATAGCGAATGAAAAATATTTGAAAGATTCAACTCCGCTTTTGCAAAAAGCGTTAGCGCTTCTTGGCGATATTTTATTAAAGCCAGCAGTTGAAGGGGACTCTTTTTTAAAGGATATTATGACAAAAGAAAAGCGTTCTCTTCGTCAGAGAATTCAAGCCGTATTTGATGATAAAATGCGCTATGCTAATTTAAGACTAGTCGAAGAAATGTGTAAGGAAGAACCTTACTCTTTACATGTAAACGGTCAAATTGACGACGTGGAAGAAATTACGGGTGAAAGCTTGTACGCCTACTATCAGCAGGTGTTAAAAGAAGATGCTATTCACCTTTATGCTATTGGAGATTTGCAAGTCGAAGAGGTTTTACAAACAGTAAAAGAAACATTTACTTTACCAAAGCGCGAGCAAAAAGACATTGAAGATTCTATTACGTCTAAAGATATCTCAAAAGTAAATGAAGTGGTGGAAAAACAAGAAGTAAAACAAGGGAAATTAAATATTGGCTACCGCACAAATGTTGTATACGGAGATAGACAGTATTTTGCTCTGCAAGTATTTAACGGTATATTCGGAGGTTTCTCACATTCTAAGCTATTTATCAATGTGCGTGAAAAAGCAAGCTTAGCCTATTATGCCGCTTCGAGGGTAGAAAGTCATAAGGGATTACTGATGGTCATGTCGGGTATTGATGCTAAAAATTACGACCAAGCCGTTACCATTATTAAAGAACAAATGCAGGAGATGAAGCAAGGGTCGTTTACAGACGGCGAAATCGCTCAAACGAAAGCCGTCATTCACAATCAGCTACTTGAAACGGTGGATACTCCACGAGGACTAGTAGAGGTTATGTATCATAATGAATTAACAGGCAAAGACATTTCGATTGACGAATACTTAAAGCATATTGATGCGGTATCTAAGCAGGAAATTATTAAAGTGGCTGAGAAAATTGAAATGGATACAATTTATTTCTTAACAGGAACGGGCGGTGAAGAAAATGGAGAAAATTGA
- a CDS encoding ABC transporter permease: MNFLEVLAIIIPAALYSAAPLIFTALGGIFSERSGVVNIGLEGLMMFGAFTGIVSTLLLQDSLGAWAPWVAIVIAAVVCAVFSLIHAVASITLKADQTVSGVALNFLAAGLSIFLIKKIFGKGQTDFIQFRIDKVSIPGLSDIPVIGKILFSNVPITSYIAIALAFAVWYIIYKTPFGLRLRSVGEHPMAADTMGIKVVRMRYVGVMISGMFAGIGGAVYATSIATNFAAGTIAGQGFLAIAAMIFGKWHPIGALGAAMFFGLAQSLSITGAQIPVIQDIPSVLLTIAPYVLTILALTGFVGRAEAPKALGVPYEKGRR; the protein is encoded by the coding sequence ATGAACTTCTTAGAGGTGTTAGCCATTATTATTCCAGCGGCGCTTTATTCAGCTGCACCGCTTATCTTTACCGCGCTCGGAGGGATATTTAGTGAACGTTCCGGAGTTGTAAACATCGGATTAGAAGGGCTGATGATGTTTGGCGCATTCACAGGTATTGTTTCAACCCTTTTACTTCAGGATTCATTGGGTGCTTGGGCCCCTTGGGTAGCGATAGTAATTGCGGCGGTTGTTTGCGCTGTGTTCTCGCTGATTCATGCTGTTGCAAGCATTACATTAAAAGCAGATCAAACTGTAAGTGGTGTAGCGCTGAATTTTCTAGCTGCGGGTCTTTCAATCTTTTTAATCAAAAAGATTTTTGGAAAAGGACAAACAGATTTTATCCAATTCCGTATCGATAAAGTAAGTATTCCAGGTCTATCAGACATTCCAGTAATCGGTAAAATTCTGTTTTCGAATGTTCCTATTACGTCTTATATTGCAATTGCGCTAGCTTTTGCTGTATGGTACATCATTTATAAAACGCCGTTTGGTCTCCGTCTTCGTTCAGTTGGTGAACACCCAATGGCAGCAGACACGATGGGGATTAAAGTTGTGAGAATGCGTTACGTTGGCGTTATGATTTCCGGCATGTTCGCTGGAATCGGCGGAGCGGTGTATGCCACGTCTATCGCTACAAACTTTGCAGCGGGAACGATTGCTGGACAAGGGTTCCTTGCTATCGCAGCTATGATTTTTGGGAAATGGCATCCTATTGGTGCTTTAGGTGCAGCCATGTTTTTCGGATTAGCACAGTCTTTGAGTATCACGGGAGCTCAAATTCCAGTTATTCAAGATATCCCATCCGTCCTTTTAACCATTGCACCATACGTATTAACAATCTTAGCACTTACTGGTTTTGTAGGACGTGCTGAGGCTCCTAAAGCGCTAGGCGTTCCTTATGAAAAAGGCCGCCGCTAA
- a CDS encoding ABC transporter permease, whose product MNKLVKNERVMMILIPVISAILGLIAGAVIMLLGGYDPMLGYQSLFDGMFGTPKAIGETIRAMTPLALAGIAVAFAYKTGLFNIGVEGQLLVGWLASVWVGYAFDLPAVIHIPLAVLAAAVAGAVWAFIPGFLKAKFHVHEVIVSIMMNYIALYTTSSLIRTYLYAGNEKSYDIKESASLASSFLAQLTNNSRLHYGILITIAAAVVMWFILNKTAKGFELRAVGFNQHASQYAGMNVGRNIVLSMAISGAFAGLAGAMEGLGTFQYMGTFTAFTGTGFDGIAVALLGANSAIGILLASFFFGGLQTAAPQMNFMTGVPSELIQIVIALIIFFVASSYLIRWVLGRAGKGGAK is encoded by the coding sequence ATGAATAAACTTGTGAAAAATGAACGTGTAATGATGATTTTGATTCCCGTTATATCGGCCATATTAGGACTCATTGCGGGAGCGGTTATTATGTTACTAGGCGGCTATGATCCAATGCTTGGCTATCAATCTCTTTTTGACGGGATGTTTGGAACGCCAAAAGCCATTGGAGAAACGATTCGTGCCATGACTCCTCTTGCTCTGGCTGGTATCGCGGTTGCGTTTGCTTATAAAACCGGTCTCTTTAACATTGGAGTAGAAGGACAGCTTTTAGTAGGCTGGTTGGCTTCAGTATGGGTTGGGTATGCGTTTGATTTACCAGCAGTCATTCATATTCCTTTAGCTGTATTAGCAGCAGCTGTAGCTGGAGCAGTTTGGGCGTTTATTCCAGGATTTTTAAAAGCAAAATTTCATGTTCATGAAGTAATTGTTTCCATTATGATGAACTATATTGCTCTTTATACAACGAGCAGCTTAATCCGTACGTATTTATATGCGGGTAATGAAAAATCGTATGATATTAAAGAATCGGCATCTTTAGCATCAAGCTTTTTAGCACAGTTAACCAATAACTCCCGCCTTCATTACGGTATTCTTATTACCATCGCTGCAGCCGTCGTAATGTGGTTTATTTTGAATAAAACAGCTAAGGGCTTCGAGCTAAGAGCTGTTGGTTTTAATCAACATGCTTCACAGTATGCAGGAATGAATGTAGGCCGAAATATTGTATTGTCCATGGCCATTTCAGGCGCTTTTGCCGGACTTGCCGGGGCAATGGAAGGGCTTGGAACATTTCAGTATATGGGCACATTCACTGCCTTTACAGGTACGGGGTTTGACGGTATCGCCGTAGCCCTTTTAGGAGCTAACAGCGCAATTGGGATTTTATTAGCTTCATTCTTTTTCGGAGGATTGCAAACTGCGGCTCCTCAAATGAACTTTATGACAGGCGTACCGTCTGAATTAATTCAAATTGTCATTGCGCTTATTATCTTTTTTGTTGCATCTAGTTATTTAATTCGCTGGGTGCTTGGCCGTGCAGGCAAGGGGGGAGCAAAATGA
- a CDS encoding ABC transporter ATP-binding protein — protein sequence MEYVIEMLDIRKEFPGIVANDNITLQVKKGEIHALLGENGAGKSTLMNVLFGLYQPEKGQIRVNGQEVKITDPNVANDLGIGMVHQHFMLVQNFTVTENIILGNEPTRTGKINIKKAAQDIQELSNQYGLSVDPYAKIQDISVGMQQRVEILKTLYRGADILIFDEPTAALTPQEITELIQIMKKLIKEGKSIILITHKLKEIMSVCDRCTIIRKGVGVGTVNVQETTPDELAALMVGREVHFKTEKKTATPKEAVLTIKELVVEDSRGVEAVSSLDLSVRAGEIVGIAGVDGNGQTELIEAITGLRKIKSGSVTLKNQELSTLSTRKIMESGIGHIPQDRHKHGLVLDYTIGENIGLQTYYQKPMSKSGILNYKEMYKKAKELIAEYDVRTPSEYTQARSLSGGNQQKAIIAREVDRSPELLIAAQPTRGLDVGAIEFIHKKLIEERDKGRAVLLVSLELDEVINLSDCIAVIYEGKIVDIVDPKETNEQELGLLMAGGTREKAGGTA from the coding sequence GTGGAATATGTTATTGAAATGCTAGATATTCGCAAAGAGTTTCCCGGTATTGTTGCTAATGACAATATTACACTCCAAGTGAAAAAGGGAGAAATACATGCTTTGTTAGGAGAAAATGGTGCGGGTAAATCAACGCTGATGAACGTTTTATTTGGACTTTATCAGCCTGAAAAAGGGCAGATTCGTGTAAACGGCCAAGAAGTGAAAATCACGGATCCTAACGTGGCGAATGACTTAGGAATTGGTATGGTTCATCAGCATTTTATGCTCGTTCAAAACTTTACAGTAACAGAAAATATTATTCTTGGAAACGAACCGACACGAACGGGAAAAATTAATATTAAAAAAGCAGCTCAAGATATTCAAGAGCTTTCAAATCAATATGGATTATCGGTAGATCCATATGCAAAGATTCAAGATATTTCAGTCGGCATGCAGCAGCGAGTGGAAATTTTAAAGACGCTTTACAGAGGAGCGGACATTCTTATTTTTGATGAACCTACTGCCGCCTTAACACCTCAGGAAATTACGGAATTAATTCAAATTATGAAAAAGTTAATTAAAGAAGGAAAGTCAATTATTTTAATTACACATAAATTAAAAGAAATTATGTCAGTGTGTGATCGCTGTACAATTATCCGAAAAGGCGTCGGGGTTGGCACGGTAAATGTGCAAGAGACCACCCCTGATGAACTTGCTGCTTTAATGGTAGGAAGAGAAGTACATTTTAAAACTGAAAAGAAAACAGCGACTCCAAAAGAAGCTGTGTTAACAATAAAAGAATTAGTAGTAGAAGACAGCCGAGGAGTAGAGGCTGTAAGTTCACTTGATCTAAGCGTTCGGGCAGGCGAAATTGTAGGCATCGCGGGTGTAGATGGGAATGGGCAAACAGAGCTGATTGAGGCAATTACGGGTCTAAGAAAAATAAAGTCAGGCTCGGTCACATTAAAAAATCAAGAATTGTCTACGTTATCCACTCGTAAAATTATGGAGTCAGGAATAGGACATATTCCGCAGGATCGTCATAAGCACGGACTGGTATTAGATTATACAATAGGTGAAAATATTGGCCTTCAAACGTATTATCAAAAGCCGATGTCTAAATCAGGTATTTTGAATTATAAAGAGATGTATAAAAAGGCAAAAGAGTTAATTGCAGAATATGATGTGCGAACGCCTAGTGAATATACACAAGCGCGATCGCTATCGGGCGGAAATCAGCAAAAAGCCATTATTGCCCGTGAAGTAGACCGCAGTCCGGAACTATTAATTGCAGCTCAGCCAACGAGGGGGCTGGATGTAGGGGCCATTGAATTTATTCATAAAAAGCTGATTGAAGAACGAGATAAAGGACGAGCAGTGCTGCTCGTTTCGCTAGAACTAGATGAAGTGATAAATCTAAGCGATTGCATTGCGGTTATTTATGAAGGGAAAATAGTCGACATTGTAGATCCAAAAGAAACGAATGAACAAGAGTTAGGCTTATTAATGGCAGGCGGTACGCGTGAGAAAGCGGGTGGAACAGCATGA
- a CDS encoding BMP family lipoprotein translates to MLKRKTGLALSLVLAAGTLLSACGSDDAGKSGGDKKAADFKVGMVTDTGGVDDKSFNQSAWEGLTKFGKGNGLDEGTGYKYLQSTKASEYESNLSKFAESGYNLTYGIGFLLKEDIKKAAKQYPDANFALVDDTLKSENLDNVASILFKEEQGSFLVGVVAAKQTKTNKIGFIGGVESPLIKKFENGFKAGVKSVNPDAEVISQYAESFNSPEKGSAIASTIYSKGADIIYQAAGGTGNGVFTEAKNRSKGGKDKKVWVIGVDRDQHEEGMPENVTLTSMVKRVDLAVEDVAKKAMNDKFPGGKEVVFGLKEDGVGIAPSQDNVSKDALKAVDEYKQKILNGDITVPQTDKEFKEFEKTLKK, encoded by the coding sequence ATGTTAAAACGTAAAACGGGACTTGCATTATCACTAGTATTAGCGGCAGGAACACTTTTAAGCGCGTGTGGCTCAGACGACGCAGGTAAGAGCGGCGGAGATAAAAAAGCGGCGGATTTTAAAGTGGGAATGGTAACAGATACGGGCGGGGTAGATGACAAATCGTTTAACCAATCTGCTTGGGAAGGTCTTACAAAGTTTGGGAAAGGCAACGGACTTGATGAAGGGACTGGATATAAATATTTGCAGTCTACAAAAGCATCTGAATACGAGAGCAACCTTTCTAAATTTGCTGAGAGTGGCTATAACTTGACGTATGGAATCGGCTTTTTGTTAAAAGAAGATATTAAAAAAGCAGCAAAGCAGTATCCAGATGCTAACTTTGCATTAGTAGACGATACGCTAAAGTCAGAGAACTTAGATAACGTGGCAAGCATTCTATTTAAAGAAGAGCAAGGCTCTTTCTTAGTAGGTGTAGTGGCAGCTAAACAAACGAAAACGAACAAAATCGGCTTTATCGGAGGTGTTGAATCTCCATTAATCAAGAAGTTTGAAAATGGATTTAAAGCAGGTGTTAAATCTGTAAACCCAGATGCTGAAGTTATCTCTCAATATGCAGAAAGTTTTAACTCTCCAGAAAAAGGTTCAGCTATTGCTTCTACCATTTACAGCAAAGGCGCTGATATTATTTATCAAGCGGCTGGCGGCACTGGAAACGGCGTATTTACAGAAGCTAAAAACCGTTCAAAAGGCGGTAAGGACAAAAAGGTTTGGGTAATTGGAGTCGACCGCGATCAGCATGAAGAAGGTATGCCTGAAAACGTAACGTTAACTTCGATGGTTAAACGCGTTGACTTGGCTGTAGAAGATGTTGCCAAAAAAGCAATGAACGACAAATTCCCAGGTGGTAAAGAAGTTGTGTTTGGCTTAAAAGAAGACGGAGTAGGAATTGCTCCATCACAAGATAATGTAAGCAAAGATGCGTTAAAAGCAGTTGATGAGTATAAGCAAAAAATTCTAAACGGTGACATTACAGTGCCTCAAACGGATAAAGAATTTAAAGAGTTTGAAAAAACGCTTAAAAAATAA
- a CDS encoding GntR family transcriptional regulator — protein sequence MSIRADNRHLYLQVIDKIKQNIEKGIFKEKERLPSEFDLSKQLGVSRATLREALRILEEENIIVRRHGVGTFVNTKPAFLSGIEQLNSITHMIEQAGMKAGTIFLSSQIQELSENDLTRFACGEDEQILFVERVRTANGEPVVYCMDKVPQKILPENFEYKQESLLEILEKQAGKHISYAVANIEPLGYHEKVSPILQCEPETALLVLKQMHYDQYDEPILYSINYFKADQFSFQVLRKRV from the coding sequence ATGTCTATACGTGCGGATAATCGGCACTTGTATTTACAAGTGATTGATAAAATTAAACAAAATATAGAAAAAGGAATTTTTAAAGAAAAGGAAAGACTCCCTTCAGAGTTTGATTTATCAAAGCAGCTAGGGGTTAGCCGCGCAACGCTACGTGAGGCACTTCGCATATTAGAAGAAGAGAATATTATTGTTCGCAGACACGGCGTGGGAACATTTGTCAACACGAAGCCTGCTTTTTTGTCAGGGATTGAGCAATTAAATAGTATAACACATATGATTGAACAAGCCGGTATGAAGGCCGGAACAATCTTCTTATCTTCTCAAATACAAGAGTTGTCTGAAAATGATTTAACACGTTTTGCTTGCGGCGAAGACGAACAGATTTTATTTGTTGAACGGGTGAGAACGGCAAACGGAGAGCCGGTTGTATATTGCATGGACAAGGTTCCTCAAAAAATATTGCCTGAAAATTTCGAATATAAACAAGAGTCTTTGCTAGAAATTCTTGAAAAACAAGCAGGAAAGCACATTTCATACGCCGTGGCAAACATTGAGCCTCTAGGCTATCATGAAAAAGTTTCTCCTATTTTACAATGCGAGCCAGAAACCGCTTTGCTTGTGCTGAAACAAATGCATTATGACCAGTATGATGAACCCATTTTATATTCCATCAATTATTTTAAAGCAGATCAATTTAGTTTCCAAGTACTGCGTAAACGCGTCTAG